DNA from Mycobacteriales bacterium:
TGAAGGACCTGCGGACTGAGGTCGAGACCGGCAACGTGCAAGCCGTGCTCGACGGGGAGATCGACTCGTTCATCGAAGCGGAGATCCGTTGGCGGCAGCGGGCTGCGGGCACCGGCTGAGCCCCGCCCGGTGCGGCAAGCTGACGAGCGCGCTCAGCCGCCCAGATGTAGGGCCGCCAGCGCGGCGAATGTCGCGAGCAACAGGGCGAGCAGTGTGATCGCCTGCGTCGAGAGTGGGATGCCGTGGCGATGCAGGTTGGTGCGGGCGGCGCGGCAGCTTGGGCATCGTCCCTCGACGACCGGGGCCGCGCACTGGGCGCACACCAGGTGCTCGCACGACATACGGCCGTCCCCTTCCCGGTAGCGCGCCGTCGGGTGCGCGCCTGTCTTTCAACGTCTCGGCACCGATCATTGTGCCCTGGAATTCCGACCGGATACACCTGGGTGGCCCCGGGTGGGGTTCCGAGCCGGTAAACTGGCGTCCCGTGATGTCCCCGTGATCCGGTTCCAGGCCGTAACCAAGGTCTATCCCACGAGTACCCGCCCCGCCCTGGACGCGATCAGCCTCGAGGTGGAAAAAGGGGAATTCGTCTTCCTGGTCGGGCAGTCCGGGTCGGGCAAGTCGACCTTCCTACGGCTCGTGCTCAAGGAGGACAAGCCCAGCTCCGGGTCGATCCACGTCGCGGGAAAGGACCTGAGCCGGCTCACCTCCTGGAAGATCCCGACCCTCCGGCGGCAGATCGGAACGGTGTTCCAGGACTTCCGACTGCTGCCCAACAAGACGGTCAGCGAGAACGTCGCTTTCGCCCTGGAGGTCATCGGGCGGCCGAAGGCGACGATCGACAAGGTCGTTCCCGAGGTACTGGACCTGGTCGGCCTCACCGGGAAGGGCGCGCGGATGCCGCACGAGCTCTCCGGCGGTGAGCAGCAGCGGGTGGCCATCGCTCGCGCCTTCGCCAACCGGCCGATGATCTTGTTGGCCGACGAGCCCACTGGCAACCTCGACCCGACGACCAGCGTCGGGATCATGAAGTTGCTCGACCGGATCAATCGAACAGGCACCACCGTGCTGATGGCGACGCACGACGCGGCGATCGTCGACTCGATGCGCCGTCGGGTGATCGAGCTCGACGGCGGGAAGCTGATCCGCGACCAGACCCGAGGCGTCTACGGCTACTCGCAGTAACCGATCGAGGTCGACCGGCGAGATCTTGACGCAACGGTCACGAGGGTGTGGGGCCGTGCCCCGCTCCAGATAGGCAGGGCAGATGCGCGCGCAGTTCGTGGTCTCCGAGGTCGCGATCGGCCTGCGGCGCAATCTCACTATGAGCATCGCTACCGTCATCACCGTCGGGGTGGCGCTCGTCCTTGCCGGGGTCGGGTACTTCATGTACGACACCGTGCAGCACACGAAGGCCTACTACGACACCCAGCTCGACGTGCAGGTCTACCTCACCAGCGACGTCACCCAAGCCGACCGGGACGCCATCGGCGCGAAGCTGGCATCCCTGCCCGGCGTGGAGTCGGTGCACTACGTCTCCCAGCAGGAGGCGTACCAGATCTTCGTGAAGGACTTCGCCGGCGAACCCGAGCTGGTTCACGCCACCGTGCCGTCCTCGTTGCCAGAGTCGTTCGACATCAAGCTCCAGGACCCGAGCCGGTTCGACATCATCGTGAGCGCAATGCAGAACCAGCCCGGAGTGCAAGAGGTCGCCACCCAGTCGAAGGTGCTCAAGCAGATCTTTCGGCTGTTCAACGCGCTGGAACTGTCCTCCTGGATCGTCGCCGCCCTCGGCCTGCTGGCCGGCATCTTGTTGGTGTACAACGCGACACGGGTGGCGGCGTTCAGCCGACGGCGCGAGACGGGCATCATGCGTCTCGTCGGGGCGTCCAACGCCTACATTCAGCTCCCGTTCGTGCTCGAGGGAGCCCTCGCCGGCGCGGTCGGCGCGCTTCTGGCCGACGCCGGTCTGGCTCTCGTCAAGGCACAGCTGCTGGATCGGGTGCTCAAACCCTCGCTGAAATTCATCATCTTCTTCGATTGGGGTGCCGTAGCCGGGACGGCGGTGTTCCTCCTCGTCTTCGGCGTCGTCTTCACGTCGCTGGCCTCGGCACTGTCACTCCGCCGCCACCTCGCGGTCTGACGCCGACGCCACCTATCCTTCGGGGATGCTTCGGATGCCGAGCCCGGCGCGGACCCGGCGGGTTGCCGGGCTCGTTGCCGTTGTCGCACTTGGCTACGTCGGCGGGATCCTCACGATGACGCTGGCCCGACCCTCCGGGCGCGCGCTCGACCCGCTGGTCGCCCAGGCCGAGCGTCAGATCGCCGCCGACGCCGGGCGGCCGATCAGTCAGGCCGTGCTGGACCGGGCTGCCGTCCAGGGCATGCTGGCGGCGCTGGACGATCGGTGGGCGAGCTACTACTCGCCGAGCGCCTACCGGCAGTTTCAAGGGATGCTCGCCGGCCATTACAGCGGAGTCGGGATCTGGGTCGGGCGGGACGCCCTCGGGGTGGTCCGGGTGGTCAGCGTGCAGCCGGGATCGCCGGCGGCCGGGCAGGCGGTCGCCGTCGGGGACGTGTTGATCGCGGTGGCCGGGGAGCCGGTGGCCGGCCGGTCGATCGCCGACATCGTGGCCGGATTGCGGGGGGACCCGGGGACGAAGGTCGTGCTGCTGATGGAGCGGTCCGGCGTTACGCGTCGGGTGACGCTGCTCCGGGCCCCGGTCATGGATGATGACGTCTGGGCCCGCCAGCTCACGCCGGGGGTGGAGCTGCTCCGGATCACCGCCTTCACCGGAGGCGTCGGCCGTTGGGTGCGCGATCAGATCGCCTCCGCGCACGCACACCATGTCTCCGGGATCGTGCTCGACCTGCGTGACAACCCCGGCGGCCTGCTCGACGAGGCGGTGGAGACCGCGTCGGTTTTCCTCGACGGGGGCCCCGTCGTGTCCTACGTCCACCGGGGATCCCCGCCGCAGGTGCTCGACGCGCTGGGCGTCGGGGACACCTCGATCCCCCTCGTCGTCCTGGTCGACGGCGGAACGGCGAGTGCCGCTGAGATCGTTGCCGGCGCGCTCCAGGACCGGGGTCGGGCGGTCATCGTCGGTTCGCGGACGTTCGGTAAGGGATCGATTCAGCGGCCCACTGAGCTGCCCGACGGTTCCGGCTTCGAGGTCACGGTGGGGCAGTACCTCACGCCGAGCGGCCGGGCCCTCGACGGTGTGGGCATCGAACCCGATGTCGAGGTGGCGGGCAGCGCGGCGCCTGGCGTTGCCGAGCAGCGTGCCGTCCAGGTGCTCTCCGGCATGGTCGCGGACACCGGGTCGAGCGGCGGGGGCTGATCGTCGGGCTACCGTGGCCCGGTGGCCAAGGATGTGCAACGGGACGGTGGGCGCAAGCTGATTGCCCAGAACAAGCGGGCGCGACACGATTACCTGATCGAGGATGTCTACGAGGCGGGCCTCGTGCTAACCGGCACCGAGGTCAAGGCGCTGCGCGCCGGCCGCGCCTCGCTCGTCGATGGATATGCGCGGGTCAAGGAGGGCGAAGTCTGGCTCGAGAACGTCCACATCCCGGTCTACGCGCTCGGCACCTGGACTAACCACGAGCCGAGACGTCCCCGAAAGCTGCTCCTGCACCGCGGGGAGATCCTTCGACTGATCGGGAAGACCAAGGAGGGCGGACTCACGCTCGTCCCGCTTTCGCTGTATTTCAAAGACGGCCGAGCCAAGGTCGAGATCGCGCTCGCTCGCGGACGGCGGGCTTACGACAAAAGGGCAGCGCTCGCGGAGCGTCAGGCCGGCCGCGAGATCGCCCGGGAACTTGGCCGTCGGGCTAAGGGGCGGCCCAGATGATCGGCCGGTCGGCCGCGGTTTCGACCGACCCCGGACTGTGGGAGAATGCCGGTGGAAGATCGCTGGGATCTTCCAGAGGGGGTGACAGGTTTCGACTTCGGATGTTGATGCAGGGGAAGCGGGCCGAGGAAGGCGACGATGATCTCGTTAACCACCCGTCGCACAACAAATAAGCGCCAATAACAACGCGCACGCTCTCGCTGCCTGATAGGTAGCTAGGGCTGTCAGCCCGGGATGCTCCCGACCCGGAATCTGGCATCGACAGGGAGCTCACCGGAAGACCCGGCTGCGGGGTCGTCCGGAACATCTCACAGCAGCTGGGCCCGTCACCGGCTCGCCTGCGAGACCGGTGGGGCCGAGAAAAGCACAGCAGGATGCGCCCGGAGAAGCCCTGTTTTAATGCCGAAGGACGCGGGTTCGATTCCCGCCACCTCCACATGATGTGACCCATTACGAACCGGTGTCCCGTTGGCCCGGTCTTGTGAGGGTTTCGATAGTTGCCCGTCCGGCATGGGGACTCTGTAGAACGGGTGCGCCTGCCGGTCCGGGCCGATGTCGACGCGGTCGATGAGGGCGCGCAGGAGTTGCTTGATGGTGTCGCGGGAGCCTTCAGCGACGGCTTCTCGGATGGCGGTCCCGATGGCGTGCAGTTCGTCGCGGCTGGGCAAGGTGGGTGTGGTGGTGGCGAGTTGGACGGCGAGTTGGTCGCGGTGGGCGTTGAGTTCGTCGCGGCGGGCGGCTAGTTCGGCGACTCGCGGTGCGCACAGCGTGTCGGGCATGCTGCCGGCTTCGAAGGCTTTGAGGTAGCGGTCGATCGCGGTGGTGGCCTCGCGCAGTTGTGCCTCGGTGCTGGCGAGTTCGGCTTCGATTTGGGGTCGTTCGTCGTCGTGATGCCGGTAGGCACCGGTGATGGCTTCTTCGAAGAGGTCGACGTCGTCGTAGAGGGTGAGCAAGCCGGCGACGACGGCTTCTTCGAGGTCTTCGGCGGGGACGGGTTGGCTGTGACAGCCGCGGGCGCCTCGGACCTGGCGGGTGCGGCAGGCGTAGTAGCGGTACTGGCCGCCCCGTCCGTGCGCGCTGACGCCGAGGTAGGCGCGGCGGCAGGTCAGGTAGCGCAGCAGCCCGGTGAGCAGGTAGTCCGAGGTGCGGGGGGTCGCCGCGGCGGCGTCGGCGCCGCGTTCGTCTAGCAGGGCTTGCGCGGCGGCGAAGGTGGCCGCGTCGACGATCGGTTCGTGTTTGCCGTCGTGCACCTGGTCGTCGTGGCGGATCTTGCCGACGTATGTGGGGTTGCGCAGCAGCCGCAGCACGGCCTGGTTGCTCCACAGCCGGCCGTTGCGGGAGCGCCGGCCGGTGTCGTTGAGCCGGTGCGCGATGGCGGTGGCGCCAAGGCGCTCCTCGACGTAGGCGGCGAAGATGGATTGCACGACGGCGGCTTCCTCGGGATCGGGGAGCAGGGTTTTGCTGGCCGGGTCGTGGGTGTAGCCGTAGGGGCCGGGGCCGGTGAGCCACTCGCCGCGGGCGGCCTTGCGGGCGAAGCCTTTGGTGATCCGGTCGATGAGCAGACCGCGTTCGAACTCGGCGAAGATGCCGAGCAGTTGCAGCAGCATCCGACCGACCGGGCCCTGGGTGTCGATCGGTTCGGTGGCCGAGCGCAGCGCGAGCCCGAAGCCGTCGAGGTCTTCGACGATGGACATCAGCCCGACGATGGAGCGGGTGAGCCGGTCGATGCGGTAGACCAGCAGCACGTCGAACTAGCCGGCCCGGGCCGCGGTCAGCGCGGCCTGCAGGCCGGGGCGCGCCAGGGTGGCGCCGGAGGCTTGGTCGACGAAGCGGTGGCTGATGACGTGGCCGGGCTGGGAGGCGACGAAGGCGTCCAGTCCGCTGGCTTGGGCTTCCAGCGAGTAGGGCTGGTTGACCTCGTCGGTGGAGATCCGGGTCAAGGTGGCGACCCGCACCGGCCCGGGCCCGGCTAGGCTCGGCCGGGCCGGTGCTCGGCGTCGGGTGTTGGCTGGCATGGGCTGGCTCCTGGGCTTCGCTGGCGTCGGTCGGGATCAAGGAGCGCTCGATCCGGCTGCGAAGTCAAGGCCGGCCGCCGGCCGGCCCCGGCGGCGCGTCCGCGGCGCAGGTAAGGGATGAGTAGCGCGCGCAACGCGGCGACCGCGCGGGCCCGCTCCTCGGCGCCGAGCGGCACGTACTGCGGCGGGTGCACGACCAGCGGAGGCCGCGACGCCGGGGTCGGCCGGCCCGGTGGCTGGCCGTGGACCCTGTCTGCCTGGGGATCGCTCACCGCTTCGGTGGTGGCGGTCCGGCCGGCACGGCCGGCTCGGCGTCGAGGCGGCCTTCGACCCGGGCCAGCCGTTCCCGCACACCGCCGACGGCGACTCGACCCGGCCGATCGCGGTCTCCATGCGCCAGCCTGCCTGCCCGAGCAGGTTCACGGTGGCGGCCAGCCCGGCCAGGTCGGTGCGTTCGCCTTCCCGCCGGGCCGCGCGGGCGTTGGTGTAGGCGAGCAGCGCGGCCAGTGTGGGCGGGGTGGCGCCGACCGCGGCGGCGAGCACGGCCGCGCTCATCGCCGTCTCCACACCACGACGTCCTCGTGCCCGACGACCTGGCGGGGCAGGCCGTTGGCGCGGGCCCGGCGGACCTGGTCGAGGGCGAAGAACGACACCCGGGGGACGAGCGCGTCGTCGCGCAGCCCGGCGAGCAGCGCGACGTTGCGCTCGTAGAGCACCAGCCCGGCGTCCTCGCCGACGCGGGCGAGCAGGCCGGGCAGGTCGACCAACTCGCCGGCCCGCCAGTACGGCCGCACCGTCATCGCGACCACCCCGCCGGGACGCAGCAGCTTGGTCGATCCGGCGAGCACGTCGCGCATCGCGGCGAGCAGCGCGCCGAGGCCGACGTGGGCGAGGTTGGCCGGGTCGCTGCTGTAGCGCCAGTGCGCCTTGCGCACCCCGGCGCCGGGGCGGGTGGTGACCTGGCCGTGCACGCTCGGTCCGTACGGTGGGGAGGTGAATACGAGCGCGGCGAGGCCAGCCACCGCCGGGTCGAGCAGTCCCGGCAGATGACGGGCGTCGCCGCAGACGACCTCACCGTGGCCGCTGGCGCCGTGCTCGCGGGCGCGCTCGACGTTGGCCCGGGCCAGCTCGGCCCACACCGGCTCGTACTCGACACCGATCCCGTCCCGGCCGAGGTGGACAGCTTCGACGACGGTGGTACCGATCCCGCACATCGGATCGACGACGAGGTCCCCTGGCTTGGTGTAGGCGGCGACGACGGCGCGGGCGATGGCCGGCAGCATCTTCGCCGGGTGCCGGCCGGAGACGGCCAGGTAGCGCTCGGCCCGTTGGGCTCGGGCGGTGTGCTGGGCGGTGCCCACACCGAGATTCCTAGCTCGACGCTCACCGGCCCACCGCCGCGCTCGGGCGCAGGAACGCGCACACGTCCTCGTGCACGACGAGGTGGGCGGGCTCACCACGGGCGCGGGCACGGCGAGCCTGGCACCTGTTGTGACCGCTACCGCACAGCGTCAGAGCAGGCCCCGAATCGAATCCCGGGGCGCCGCAGACGTCCGGGCGTTCATTCGACGATCGCCGGCGAGCCACCCGGCGTGACATTGTCGACCTATGAGTCAGGCAGAGGAAGGGGCCGTGCCAGAACCGTTGGGTTGGCCGTTCGGTATGGGCGACGTGGCGGACGGACAGCCGGGCGCGCCAGAAGACTTGTGGTCGGGCCCGGGAACGGTGGAGCTACCGCCGGCGAAGCCAGGCGATCCCATGGTGGCTTATACCTCCAACATGACGCTTCAGAGGCGATGGTCAAGGGATGCCGATCTGCAACTCACATCAGTGGGAGATCAGCCCTGGACCGGCGGTCCTCGAGACACGAGCGGGCTCCCCAGCATCGACGGAGGCACACTCGTTGACCCCACGTGTTGGCGGGTCTCCGGTCACGCGCCTACCACCCGGATATTCACGGTGAGTGAGGTCCTGCTTGGCGACACCAACGCTGTCGCCACGGCCGTCCGCTTCGGGCTCGCCAACTGGGTCCACTACGTCGGCGGCCCTGTCCAAACCGATACGCGGTCATACGCCTCGCGCCTTGAATTAACTGCTGGCGCGCACAGACTGCGCCTCGATCAGGTGGC
Protein-coding regions in this window:
- a CDS encoding S41 family peptidase; translated protein: MLRMPSPARTRRVAGLVAVVALGYVGGILTMTLARPSGRALDPLVAQAERQIAADAGRPISQAVLDRAAVQGMLAALDDRWASYYSPSAYRQFQGMLAGHYSGVGIWVGRDALGVVRVVSVQPGSPAAGQAVAVGDVLIAVAGEPVAGRSIADIVAGLRGDPGTKVVLLMERSGVTRRVTLLRAPVMDDDVWARQLTPGVELLRITAFTGGVGRWVRDQIASAHAHHVSGIVLDLRDNPGGLLDEAVETASVFLDGGPVVSYVHRGSPPQVLDALGVGDTSIPLVVLVDGGTASAAEIVAGALQDRGRAVIVGSRTFGKGSIQRPTELPDGSGFEVTVGQYLTPSGRALDGVGIEPDVEVAGSAAPGVAEQRAVQVLSGMVADTGSSGGG
- the ftsX gene encoding permease-like cell division protein FtsX, translated to MRAQFVVSEVAIGLRRNLTMSIATVITVGVALVLAGVGYFMYDTVQHTKAYYDTQLDVQVYLTSDVTQADRDAIGAKLASLPGVESVHYVSQQEAYQIFVKDFAGEPELVHATVPSSLPESFDIKLQDPSRFDIIVSAMQNQPGVQEVATQSKVLKQIFRLFNALELSSWIVAALGLLAGILLVYNATRVAAFSRRRETGIMRLVGASNAYIQLPFVLEGALAGAVGALLADAGLALVKAQLLDRVLKPSLKFIIFFDWGAVAGTAVFLLVFGVVFTSLASALSLRRHLAV
- a CDS encoding DNA methyltransferase, which produces MGTAQHTARAQRAERYLAVSGRHPAKMLPAIARAVVAAYTKPGDLVVDPMCGIGTTVVEAVHLGRDGIGVEYEPVWAELARANVERAREHGASGHGEVVCGDARHLPGLLDPAVAGLAALVFTSPPYGPSVHGQVTTRPGAGVRKAHWRYSSDPANLAHVGLGALLAAMRDVLAGSTKLLRPGGVVAMTVRPYWRAGELVDLPGLLARVGEDAGLVLYERNVALLAGLRDDALVPRVSFFALDQVRRARANGLPRQVVGHEDVVVWRRR
- the smpB gene encoding SsrA-binding protein SmpB; the protein is MQRDGGRKLIAQNKRARHDYLIEDVYEAGLVLTGTEVKALRAGRASLVDGYARVKEGEVWLENVHIPVYALGTWTNHEPRRPRKLLLHRGEILRLIGKTKEGGLTLVPLSLYFKDGRAKVEIALARGRRAYDKRAALAERQAGREIARELGRRAKGRPR
- the ftsE gene encoding cell division ATP-binding protein FtsE; the protein is MIRFQAVTKVYPTSTRPALDAISLEVEKGEFVFLVGQSGSGKSTFLRLVLKEDKPSSGSIHVAGKDLSRLTSWKIPTLRRQIGTVFQDFRLLPNKTVSENVAFALEVIGRPKATIDKVVPEVLDLVGLTGKGARMPHELSGGEQQRVAIARAFANRPMILLADEPTGNLDPTTSVGIMKLLDRINRTGTTVLMATHDAAIVDSMRRRVIELDGGKLIRDQTRGVYGYSQ